In Bacillus thuringiensis, the DNA window TCCTTATATATTCCTTGATTTTTCCCCATATATCCTCCAGTTTTTTGTTTTCTTCGTTCACACATTCTTCTATCTATAAGTATAAACGATTCCGTAAAAAACAAAACAGTATATTATACTCAATTATTTCCTTTTTATTCATTAAAAAAGAAGAGAAATGTTACATTTTTGGCATCAGCCTTCTCTAGCATCCATTTCTTCTTTCGTATAAATAACACGCATTGGATTTCCACCCACGAAAGCACCACTTGGGACATCTCTATGAACAAGTGTGCCTGCTGAAACAATCGCGCCATCCCCGATTTTCACACCTGGTAATATAGTCGTATTTGCTCCAATCATCACTTCATTTCCTATGATGATCTCTCCAAGTCGATATTCCCGAATTAAATATTCATGTGCTAAAAGCGTTGTATTATAGCCGATAATCGAATTTCCTCCCACAGTTATCTTTTCTGGGAACATAATGTCCGGCATTACCATAAGCGCAAATGATGTTTTCTTTCCGACTTTCATCCGTAAAAATGTGCGGTACAACCAATTCTTGACGGATAAAAATGGCGTATAACGCGCAATTTGGATAATAATAAAGTTTTTCATTACCTTCCAAAAAGACACTGTTTTATACACATTCCATAATGAATTTTCTCCCGAAACAGGATAGCGCGTTGTCCGTCGCACTTAACTCGCTCCTCTACTAAAAAGTGAAACTGTAAGTTAATGGGGAAATCCCCCCCTACTAACTTACTTGGACCTTTATGAACGGTTCATATCAGACAAAATCGGTAGCAAATCACTCATTTTATCTAGCATAAAGTCCGGATTGTAAGCCTCTAAATACGCTCTACCTTTCAACGTCCATGAGACAGCAACTGTTTTCGTACCAGCATTTTGTCCGCCAACAATATCATGATGGTTATCCCCGACCATCACTGCTTCTTCCGGCTTCGCATCTAATAGCTCAAGTGCTTTTTGAAGTGGCTCTGGATGTGGTTTCACATGCTCTACATCATCAATTGTCACGACAACATCAAAAAATTCATCAAGCTTTGATAACCTTAATCCCATCTCAACTGTTTGTCTCGCTTTCGTTGTAACAATACCAACTTTATAGCCTTGCTTCTTCAACTCTTGAACTGTTTCATATACAGTTTCATATTCTTCCACTAATTCATCGTGATGATCATGGTTAAATTGACGATAACATGTAATCATCTCTTCAACCTTGTTTTCATCAATCTTGCTGAAAGTATCATGTAAAGAAGGGCCGATAAATGGCAATACATCTTCACGCTTATATTGATTTGGATAATATGTATGTAACGTATGTAAAAAAGAAGAAATAATAAGTTCGTTTGTATTAATTAAAGTCCCATCTAAATCAAATAACACTGTATTTATTCTCATTGCCTTAGTCCCTTCTCTTTCCTGAATATGAAAGAAGCAGCACCTTATAATAAGATGCTACTTTTCTCTAATTTTCCGAATATCTTTTATCAGCTTGCCCCATTTTTCGTCTCACAATAATGAAAATAATAGAAATAACAACAAGTCCAATTGACATTACTTGTGCGATACGAAGTGGTCCTAGCATTAAACTATCTGTACGTAAGCCTTCTACGAAGAAGCGCCCTACTGAATACCAAATTAAATATGTGAAGAATAATTCCCCGCGTCGTAAATTCACTTTTCGTAATGCAAGTAATAAAATGACACCTGCAAAATTCCATAATGATTCATATAAAAACGTCGGATGATAGTATACACCATCAATGTACATTTGATTAATAATGAAATCTGGTAAATGAAGGCCTTCTAAAAACTGTCTCGTTACTTCATCACCATGTGCCTCTTGGTTCATAAAGTTTCCCCATCGGCCAATTGCTTGTCCTAGTAAAATACTTGGCGCAGCAATATCAGCCAACTTCCAGAATGAAACCCCGCGGCGTTTCGCAAAAAGAATCCCTGTAATAACAGCCCCGATTAAACCACCATGAATCGCCAAGCCACCTTGACGAATATTAATAATTTGACTCGGATTTTGCGCGTAATATTCCCATTCAAAAATAACATAGTACATTCTCGCAAATAGAATAGCAATCGGTACTGCAATTAATACAAGGTCAACAAATGTATCTTTTGGAATACCTAGCCTTTCCCCCTCGCGAGTTGCTAGCCAAAGACCTAATAGCACACCTGTACCGATAATAATCCCGTACCAATAAACAGGAAACGGTCCAAGTTGGATCGCTACACGGTCAAGCTGTGGTACAGAACCTAACAGCATATGTATGACCTCCCTCTCCAAAGTTTACTCCTGATTTCCTAACTCAATCGCACTCATTAATCGTTCAGAGAACTGCTGTGCTGCATTGACTCCCATACGTTTTAAACGGAAGTTCATCGCTGCTACTTCAATAATAACAGCCAAGTTTCGACCAGGACGAACTGGAAGTGTAATCTTCGTAAGTTCTGTATCAATAATCTTCATCTTCTCTTCATCAAGACCTAAGCGATCATAATTTTTCTTTTGATCCCAAATTTCAAGATTAATAACAAGCGTAATACGCTTATAATTTCGCACTGCCCCTGCACCGAATAACGTCATAACGTTAATGATACCTAGACCACGAATTTCTAATAAATGCTCAATTAAATCTGGTGAGCTTCCTACTAATGTATCTTCATCTTCTTGGCGAATTTCTACACTATCATCCGCAACAAGGCGGTGGCCACGCTTCACAAGTTCAAGAGCTGTCTCACTTTTACCAACACCACTTTGACCTGTAATTAAAACACCAACACCGTAAATATCTACTAATACACCATGAACAGCAGTTGTTGGTGCTAACTTACCTTCTAAATAATTGGTTAAACGACTTGATAATCTCGTTGTCGTTTGAGAAGAACGTAATAAAGGCATGCCTGATTCACGTGATGCTTGTAATAACTCGTCTGGTACATCTTGATTACGAGTTATAATAATACATGGTGTCTCCTCGGTACAAAGCGCTTTCATTCTCTCTTGTTTTTGCTCTGTTGTTAACGTATCAAAGAACGTAAGCTCCGTCTTTCCAAGAAGCTGTACGCGATCAGCTGGATAATATGTAAAAAATCCGGCCATTTCAATTCCAGGTCGTGATAAATCACTTGTATCAATCGGACGATGAATTCCTTCTTCACCACTTATTAACTCCAATTGAAATTGTTCAATTAAATCTTTTGTCCTTACTTTCGGCATATGTATAAACCTCCACTCCGCTGCGGGTTCAGTCTCATTTGATGTAAAATTCCATTCTACCGGATATTGTACCATTTTTTTCTGGAAACAAGAAATACGGTTTCTACTAAATAGAAAAAAACATTTCATACACATCATGAAATGTTTTTCTTTTTGTCATTTTCTCTTTTTTTCATATAAAGGTTCCACAATTGCCTTTTCAATAATCATATTAAAAATTGAAATACAAATTGCCGCAACAATTGCTACACCAAACCCTGATATATTAAATGCATCTCCTAATAATGAATCTGCTATTTTTAGCGTAATCGCATTAATAACAATTAAGAAGAACCCGAAAGTTACAACCGTAATTGGTAGCGTAATTAAAATTAAAAACGGTTTTACGAACACATTTAAAACAGCCAAGATAATACTCGCAATAATTGCAGTTTGTATATTTGCTACGTAAAACGCGTCTGGTGCAATCCCTTTTAAAAGTCCCGATACAGCGATTAACACAACGCTATTTACAAGAAGTGATACAATCCATCTCATTTTCTTACACATCCTTTTGACATATATATTTCATCATACGCTAATAGATAATAAACGCAAGTAGCATGCAAATACTTCTATCAACTTATTCTACTCTTCACGCTTGTATACCTACTAACATCTCCCCGCAAAATAAGGGCCATACCATCCATGTTCATGCGTTTTCACAAAGGTCCAAGTGAAATCTTTGTCTACAAGATAGATATCGCCTTTATATGCATCATCTATTTCACGCAATATATCCTCCATACGTAATAAACTCGCATCCGTTATTAGCAGTACTTCCTCACAATGTTGATAGAATATATAACAATTCTTTTTCACTTCATTATGAAACGCATTCTCCGCTGCTTTACCCTCTAAACAATTCTTTTTCTCATAACTAAATACGTGCCAAAGATACCCACATGCATACTTATCTCCATAAAGGAAAATGTCTTCTTTTTCCTCATAACTTAAATGGTTTGCAAAGTGATCCTCCCAGCGCTTGCGAAAGTATACACCCCAATTTTGAAACTCTCTTACTTTCATATTTTTCTTTCTTAAAACATCTATAAACTCCATTTTCTCCCCCTATAAAGCGAATTTTTAATCAGTAGGGATTTTGTTCATCCCCACTGATTATTAGTTAAATCAATCGGATTGCCCACAAATAGCGGGATAAAATAAAAACCGAGCGTCATTTCCACTCGGTTTTTATGAATACACTTATTGTGATAACTCTACTTCTTTTATTTTTTCTTTCATTCTTGCTTTATCACGAACTAAAATCTCTTTTAAATACTTACCTGTATACGAGCGCTCTTCTTTCACTACTTGCTCTGGCGTTCCTGAAGCAACGATTTGTCCACCTTTGTCTCCGCCCTCTGGTCCAAGGTCAACAATGTAATCGGCTGTTTTAATAACATCCAAATTATGCTCAATTACAAGAACTGTCTCACCACTTTCAACAAGACGCTGCAATACCTCTAGAAGACGCGCGATATCATGTGCATGTAAACCAGTCGTTGGCTCATCTAGAATGTATAACGTACGACCTGTAGAGCGACGGTGTAATTCAGAAGCTAATTTCACGCGCTGTGCTTCTCCTCCAGATAACGTCGTAGCTGGTTGCCCTAATTTCATATAACCAAGCCCAACGTCTACAAGTGTTTGAAGTTTACGCTTAATTTTTGGGATATTAGCGAAGAATTCTACCCCGTCTTCAATTGTCATCCCTAACACTTCAGAAATGTTCTTATCTTTATACTTCACTTCTAACGTTTCGCGGTTATAACGTTTACCATGACAAACTTCACACGGAACGTATACGTCTGGTAAGAAGTGCATTTCGATTTTAATAATTCCATCACCACGGCACGCTTCACAACGTCCACCTTTTACATTAAAGCTGAAACGTCCTTTTTGATATCCACGCACTTTCGCTTCATTCGTTTGTGCAAACACATCACGAATATCATCGAATACACCTGTATACGTCGCTGGATTAGAACGTGGTGTACGCCCGATTGGCGATTGATCGATATCGATTACTTTATCTAAATGCTCAAGACCTTTAATTTCTTTATGGGTACC includes these proteins:
- a CDS encoding phage holin family protein; its protein translation is MRWIVSLLVNSVVLIAVSGLLKGIAPDAFYVANIQTAIIASIILAVLNVFVKPFLILITLPITVVTFGFFLIVINAITLKIADSLLGDAFNISGFGVAIVAAICISIFNMIIEKAIVEPLYEKKRK
- a CDS encoding acyltransferase; amino-acid sequence: MRRTTRYPVSGENSLWNVYKTVSFWKVMKNFIIIQIARYTPFLSVKNWLYRTFLRMKVGKKTSFALMVMPDIMFPEKITVGGNSIIGYNTTLLAHEYLIREYRLGEIIIGNEVMIGANTTILPGVKIGDGAIVSAGTLVHRDVPSGAFVGGNPMRVIYTKEEMDAREG
- the lgt gene encoding prolipoprotein diacylglyceryl transferase, giving the protein MLLGSVPQLDRVAIQLGPFPVYWYGIIIGTGVLLGLWLATREGERLGIPKDTFVDLVLIAVPIAILFARMYYVIFEWEYYAQNPSQIINIRQGGLAIHGGLIGAVITGILFAKRRGVSFWKLADIAAPSILLGQAIGRWGNFMNQEAHGDEVTRQFLEGLHLPDFIINQMYIDGVYYHPTFLYESLWNFAGVILLLALRKVNLRRGELFFTYLIWYSVGRFFVEGLRTDSLMLGPLRIAQVMSIGLVVISIIFIIVRRKMGQADKRYSEN
- a CDS encoding DUF4275 family protein, whose amino-acid sequence is MEFIDVLRKKNMKVREFQNWGVYFRKRWEDHFANHLSYEEKEDIFLYGDKYACGYLWHVFSYEKKNCLEGKAAENAFHNEVKKNCYIFYQHCEEVLLITDASLLRMEDILREIDDAYKGDIYLVDKDFTWTFVKTHEHGWYGPYFAGRC
- the ppaX gene encoding pyrophosphatase PpaX → MRINTVLFDLDGTLINTNELIISSFLHTLHTYYPNQYKREDVLPFIGPSLHDTFSKIDENKVEEMITCYRQFNHDHHDELVEEYETVYETVQELKKQGYKVGIVTTKARQTVEMGLRLSKLDEFFDVVVTIDDVEHVKPHPEPLQKALELLDAKPEEAVMVGDNHHDIVGGQNAGTKTVAVSWTLKGRAYLEAYNPDFMLDKMSDLLPILSDMNRS
- the hprK gene encoding HPr(Ser) kinase/phosphatase, producing the protein MPKVRTKDLIEQFQLELISGEEGIHRPIDTSDLSRPGIEMAGFFTYYPADRVQLLGKTELTFFDTLTTEQKQERMKALCTEETPCIIITRNQDVPDELLQASRESGMPLLRSSQTTTRLSSRLTNYLEGKLAPTTAVHGVLVDIYGVGVLITGQSGVGKSETALELVKRGHRLVADDSVEIRQEDEDTLVGSSPDLIEHLLEIRGLGIINVMTLFGAGAVRNYKRITLVINLEIWDQKKNYDRLGLDEEKMKIIDTELTKITLPVRPGRNLAVIIEVAAMNFRLKRMGVNAAQQFSERLMSAIELGNQE